Proteins from a genomic interval of Polaribacter sejongensis:
- a CDS encoding TIGR04282 family arsenosugar biosynthesis glycosyltransferase, with protein MINLKHSKTAILIFSLSQEAENLRKPFLQKKDTASKLNALIKEKVSSLDVDYFHYTEKDQKGNNFGERYVNTVSDIFKKGYNNVITVGNDTLGLEKKHLRAAIESVENNQIPVGPSYDGGFYLLGIRKDQFKASEFLSLPWESSTLYKELKTLLSEKEIATATLPYLYDLDEELDISKNIATLSFLKIKALKLLQNLQVVILKVSKYILQQFKEASLNHPYNKGPPLVCN; from the coding sequence TTGATCAATTTAAAACATTCTAAAACTGCTATTCTTATCTTTTCGCTTTCGCAAGAAGCCGAAAATTTACGTAAGCCTTTCCTTCAAAAAAAGGATACGGCTAGCAAACTGAATGCTTTAATTAAAGAAAAAGTTAGTTCTTTAGATGTAGACTACTTTCATTATACAGAGAAAGATCAAAAAGGAAATAATTTTGGAGAACGTTATGTAAATACCGTTTCAGACATTTTTAAGAAAGGGTATAATAATGTTATAACAGTTGGTAACGATACTTTAGGTTTAGAAAAAAAGCATCTTCGTGCCGCCATAGAATCCGTAGAAAACAATCAAATACCTGTTGGACCTTCTTATGATGGTGGTTTTTATCTTTTGGGTATACGTAAAGATCAATTTAAAGCCTCAGAATTTCTTTCACTTCCTTGGGAGTCATCAACATTATATAAAGAGTTAAAAACACTTTTATCAGAAAAAGAAATAGCAACTGCTACACTTCCTTATTTATACGATTTAGATGAAGAGTTAGATATTTCTAAAAACATTGCGACACTTTCTTTTCTAAAAATAAAAGCACTTAAATTATTACAAAACCTACAAGTAGTAATTTTAAAAGTAAGCAAATACATTCTTCAACAATTTAAAGAAGCTTCATTAAATCACCCATACAATAAAGGACCTCCATTGGTTTGTAATTAA
- a CDS encoding TlpA disulfide reductase family protein, protein MKKSIVILCLIIGLISCQKKQSGYIVEADITGLKDSTKVLLFNSNTWKELDSTIIINNKFTFKGKLNDPTPVGIYISDVSIGFWLENKKITINSSKEELLEKNNDFSKIITGSETNKIALRHEKLLKPFRGRQAETYKKFNKKLISEEAYKAYRDSITNTSTKFLFENPNNYFSLSEILDYRFDLKKEKLEDYFSQLPLELKKSSYGKILDDFLHLKRVKEGDDIVDIIGKNLDGEEIKLSDFKGKVVLLDFWAGWCPPCIKQIKEEFPPLIEKYKDKNFQIVSYSFDIRREMWKNASDKLQISWPNFSKLTKINIDPVALQYNISSIPITFIISEEGKVLKRVEYDDDLEKELDKVLLGIE, encoded by the coding sequence ATGAAAAAAAGTATTGTAATTTTATGTCTTATAATTGGCTTAATATCTTGTCAAAAAAAACAAAGTGGTTATATTGTAGAAGCAGATATTACAGGTTTAAAAGACAGTACAAAAGTACTTTTATTTAATTCTAATACTTGGAAAGAATTAGATTCTACAATCATCATAAATAATAAATTTACTTTTAAAGGAAAATTAAATGATCCTACACCTGTTGGTATTTATATTTCTGATGTATCTATTGGTTTTTGGTTAGAAAATAAAAAAATTACGATAAATTCTTCTAAAGAAGAACTATTAGAAAAAAATAATGACTTTAGTAAAATTATTACAGGTAGTGAAACAAATAAAATTGCACTTCGTCATGAAAAACTTTTGAAGCCTTTTAGAGGCAGACAAGCAGAAACGTATAAAAAATTTAATAAAAAACTTATTTCAGAAGAAGCATATAAAGCATATAGAGATTCAATTACAAATACTTCTACTAAATTTCTATTCGAGAATCCTAATAATTATTTTTCTTTATCAGAAATCTTAGATTACAGGTTTGATTTAAAAAAAGAAAAACTAGAAGATTATTTCAGTCAACTTCCTTTAGAATTAAAAAAATCTAGTTACGGAAAAATATTGGATGATTTTTTACACTTAAAACGAGTTAAAGAAGGAGATGATATTGTAGATATTATCGGAAAAAACTTAGATGGAGAAGAAATAAAATTAAGTGATTTTAAAGGAAAAGTAGTGCTGTTAGATTTTTGGGCAGGTTGGTGTCCTCCGTGTATAAAACAAATAAAAGAAGAATTTCCTCCGTTAATAGAAAAATACAAAGACAAAAATTTTCAGATTGTAAGTTATTCATTTGATATAAGAAGAGAAATGTGGAAAAATGCAAGTGATAAATTACAAATAAGTTGGCCAAATTTTTCTAAACTAACTAAGATTAATATCGATCCGGTAGCTCTACAATATAATATATCATCCATACCAATTACTTTTATTATTAGTGAAGAAGGTAAAGTGTTAAAACGCGTTGAGTATGATGATGATTTAGAAAAAGAATTGGATAAAGTTTTATTGGGTATAGAGTAA
- a CDS encoding SusC/RagA family TonB-linked outer membrane protein, translated as MKNLFFGLLALFTISLSAQEDLVVYVIDYETKAPIKNITVTLVNDQQGYEAKKTTNEVGKASFNSIVAANGYQVIFDGNKTYGTTISDMVDVRSNEESVVKLLLFPASFQQEILNEVVVTALGIKREKQSLVSSVTTIKPAALTEVTLTNVVNSLAGQVAGVKVTNGSSGVGSSSRIVIRGENSLSSSNQPLFVVDGVPISNEQITSDLVNDGSLQEVDYGNGASEISPDDIASISILKGAGSAALYGARAANGVVLITTKRGEKKKGLGISINSSLTIETLLTLPDYQNVYGGGSNGEYSFQNGAGAGVNDGGLSSYGPRLDQGFLINQFDSPSVDINGNTVRAGDVIARTQADGTLTPITPTAWVSNPNNVRDFFKTGITKQNNIAISSSGDKGSSRFSYSNLINEGIVPNTDLKRDGISISLNQELHKKLHVNAFVNYINTRSGNRPNLGYGYENPLYGFNWTGRQADINSFRNYWQAGQEGSQHFDINYNWLTNPYLTVFENTNSFNKNRFLGNAAAVYNITDKLTATVRTGLDTYNDKREFRRAVSTNANLEGSYREDNVFFKELNTDVLISYDDVINENWKYNVSAGANRFDQEIEYSYTLAPQLAIPDIFTLANSKAALVAESNTFTKRINSVYATGNLNYKDAFYFDVSYRNDWSSTLPANNNSFGYYSAGVSAVISKLVTLPEAISFLKLRFSGASVGNDTDPYQNNQNYLLNQNYGTNFRVTNENVLKNSNLKPERLNALETGLEAWFLNNRLQVDLSAYQNTSVDQIISSPISQASGFGNFNINGGEVRTRGLEILLSSILIKNKDFKWESSVNFSTSKSIVTELPEGVDQFVTGSADVFSGSGGSNSVFYIAQEGGRVGDMFGTGFVEIDGEILHNANGLPVQDPNLRLLGNYNPDFQVGFNNNFTYKNINLSFLFDWRQGGTIVSRTKALGSTSGVLKETLIGRETGIVGNGVVNVGTDAAPQYVANTTNVSAQTYNNSFFDRGNEASALYDASYLKLRQLSIYYKFNKSLVNRIGFQKIKIGLTGSNLFLFTENPHFDPELNALQGQSVTQGVEDFSYPSTRSFGISIKTEF; from the coding sequence ATGAAAAATTTATTTTTCGGGTTACTTGCGCTATTTACTATTAGCCTAAGTGCTCAAGAAGATCTTGTCGTCTACGTTATAGATTATGAGACCAAAGCACCAATTAAAAACATAACTGTTACGCTTGTGAATGATCAGCAAGGTTATGAAGCAAAAAAGACTACAAACGAAGTAGGTAAAGCCTCTTTTAATTCCATTGTCGCTGCAAACGGTTACCAAGTTATTTTTGATGGAAACAAAACATACGGAACCACTATTTCTGATATGGTAGATGTGCGTTCTAATGAAGAATCAGTAGTCAAATTGTTATTGTTTCCGGCTTCGTTTCAGCAAGAAATATTAAACGAAGTTGTTGTTACTGCTTTAGGTATTAAAAGAGAAAAACAATCTTTAGTTTCTTCCGTAACTACTATAAAACCTGCGGCTCTTACAGAAGTTACGCTTACGAACGTGGTAAATAGCCTTGCAGGACAAGTTGCTGGTGTAAAAGTTACCAATGGTTCTTCTGGTGTAGGATCTTCTTCTCGTATTGTTATTCGTGGAGAGAATTCTTTAAGCAGCTCCAATCAACCTTTATTTGTTGTTGATGGTGTGCCTATTAGTAATGAGCAAATTACAAGTGATTTAGTAAACGATGGTTCGTTACAAGAAGTGGATTATGGTAATGGAGCATCTGAAATTAGTCCGGATGATATTGCTTCTATCTCTATTTTAAAAGGAGCAGGTTCTGCTGCTTTATATGGTGCTAGAGCCGCTAACGGAGTGGTATTAATTACTACCAAAAGAGGTGAAAAGAAAAAAGGTTTAGGTATTAGCATTAATAGCTCTTTAACTATAGAAACTTTATTAACCTTACCAGATTATCAAAATGTATATGGTGGAGGTTCTAATGGTGAATATTCTTTTCAAAATGGTGCTGGAGCTGGCGTTAATGATGGTGGTTTAAGTAGTTATGGTCCGCGTTTAGATCAAGGTTTTTTAATCAATCAATTTGATAGTCCATCTGTAGATATTAATGGAAATACAGTTCGTGCTGGAGACGTTATTGCAAGAACACAAGCAGACGGAACTTTAACGCCTATTACACCAACTGCTTGGGTTTCTAATCCTAATAATGTACGTGATTTTTTTAAAACCGGAATTACGAAGCAAAATAATATTGCTATTAGCTCTTCTGGCGATAAAGGAAGTAGTAGATTTTCGTATAGTAATTTAATAAACGAAGGAATTGTACCTAATACCGATTTAAAAAGAGATGGTATTTCTATAAGTTTAAACCAAGAATTACACAAAAAGTTACATGTAAATGCTTTTGTTAATTATATTAATACAAGAAGTGGAAACCGTCCTAATTTAGGATACGGATACGAAAACCCTCTTTATGGTTTTAATTGGACAGGTAGACAAGCAGATATTAATTCTTTTAGAAATTATTGGCAAGCAGGACAAGAAGGTTCTCAACATTTTGATATTAACTACAACTGGTTAACAAACCCTTATTTAACTGTTTTTGAAAACACCAACAGTTTTAATAAAAACAGATTTTTAGGAAACGCTGCCGCTGTTTACAATATTACAGACAAATTAACTGCAACTGTACGTACTGGTTTAGATACCTATAATGATAAGCGAGAATTTAGACGTGCTGTAAGTACCAATGCAAATCTAGAAGGATCTTATAGAGAAGACAATGTGTTTTTTAAAGAATTAAACACAGATGTATTAATCTCTTATGATGATGTAATTAATGAAAATTGGAAATATAATGTAAGTGCAGGTGCTAACCGTTTTGATCAAGAAATAGAATACAGTTATACTTTAGCGCCTCAATTAGCTATTCCAGATATTTTTACACTTGCAAACTCTAAAGCTGCTTTGGTTGCAGAAAGTAATACGTTTACTAAAAGAATAAATAGTGTATATGCTACTGGTAATCTAAACTATAAAGATGCTTTTTATTTTGATGTTTCTTATAGAAATGACTGGAGTAGTACTTTACCTGCCAATAACAATTCTTTTGGATATTATTCTGCCGGTGTAAGTGCTGTAATTAGTAAGTTAGTGACATTACCTGAAGCAATCTCTTTCTTAAAACTTCGTTTTAGTGGCGCAAGTGTTGGTAATGATACAGATCCTTATCAAAACAACCAGAACTATTTATTAAATCAAAATTACGGAACCAATTTTCGTGTAACCAATGAGAATGTGCTAAAGAATTCCAATTTAAAACCAGAAAGATTAAATGCTTTAGAAACTGGTTTAGAAGCTTGGTTTTTAAACAATCGTTTACAAGTAGATCTTTCTGCCTATCAAAATACGAGTGTAGACCAAATTATATCTAGTCCTATTTCTCAAGCAAGTGGTTTCGGTAATTTTAACATAAACGGTGGAGAAGTTCGTACGAGAGGTTTAGAAATTTTATTGAGTAGTATTCTAATTAAAAATAAAGATTTTAAATGGGAAAGTTCTGTAAATTTCTCTACTTCTAAAAGTATTGTAACAGAGTTACCAGAAGGAGTAGATCAATTTGTAACGGGTTCAGCAGACGTGTTTTCTGGTTCTGGAGGTTCTAATAGTGTTTTTTATATTGCTCAAGAAGGTGGTAGAGTTGGAGATATGTTTGGTACTGGTTTTGTAGAAATTGATGGAGAGATTCTTCACAATGCTAATGGTCTACCTGTACAAGATCCTAATTTACGCTTATTAGGAAATTATAATCCAGATTTTCAAGTAGGTTTTAATAATAACTTCACCTATAAAAATATAAACCTATCCTTTTTATTCGACTGGAGACAAGGTGGAACAATCGTTTCAAGAACTAAAGCTTTAGGAAGTACTTCTGGTGTATTAAAAGAAACTTTAATAGGCAGAGAAACAGGTATTGTAGGTAACGGTGTAGTTAATGTTGGTACAGATGCAGCTCCACAGTATGTTGCAAATACTACTAATGTTTCTGCACAAACATACAATAATAGCTTTTTTGATCGTGGTAATGAAGCAAGTGCATTGTATGATGCTTCTTATTTAAAGTTAAGACAACTAAGTATTTATTATAAATTTAATAAGAGCTTAGTCAATAGAATTGGTTTCCAAAAAATAAAAATTGGGTTAACAGGTAGTAATTTATTCTTATTTACAGAAAACCCTCACTTTGATCCAGAACTAAATGCTTTACAAGGACAAAGTGTAACACAGGGTGTTGAAGATTTCTCATACCCATCTACAAGAAGTTTCGGAATTAGTATTAAAACTGAATTTTAA